One Littorina saxatilis isolate snail1 linkage group LG11, US_GU_Lsax_2.0, whole genome shotgun sequence genomic window, tcaatttttttttttcgaaatcaatttaaaaacactttcatcttattccttgtcggttcctgattccaaaaatatatagatatgatatgtttggattaaaaacacgctcagaaagttaaaacgaagagaggtacagaaaagcgtgctatgcagcatagcgtaaccactaccccgctcttcttgtcaatttcactgcctatgccgtgagcggtggaccacgagtatacggtcttgctgcgttgcattgcgttcagtttcattctgtgagttcgacagctacttgactaaatattgtattttcgccttacgcgacttgttttcgtcTTTAAATACGTTGTCTTTGACTCCTTCCTCCTTCTATTCTCTTCTTCCTATTTCTTTACTTTTTTCTTCGTTGAATAAGCTAGATGATTATAAAGGCATTTCCTATTGAGATTGGCCAGAAAAGATCGTCAAGAACTGTGAGCAAGATAAACTGAATGCCAGATAAACTTCAAAATCCTCCTTACATGGATAATACAGAAGTGTTATCGTGTATAACACATAAGTGTTATCGTGTATAACATTTAAATACATTATTGAAAAGTGACAGGAGCAACGGCATTAATGACAACGAAAATATGTAACCCAGgtaaaatagaaaaaaaaattacaaaataaaaaatctgtTGAAAAACAGTTGACATTAGATCTGAGTTCAATGTCAAAGGCAAACTCATTTTTCTTCCAAGGATTTGATGGTTCTAGTgacaagcatcagttgtcattGTTTGCGGTAATTGTGCTCGAGTCAGAACAAAGATGATGAAGTTAAGTAAtgctttacgccctcacggtaacACCATTAGAGGTACATGTGCCCAGGtttgaccccgactttagatgagaaaaaaaaaagaaaaaaaaaaagagacagaaaaaaaggaaaaaggaaAAGGTCCACCGCAAGGGAAGGATGGTTGTCGCGCTCTAGCTCCCAGTCAACGCGACACCCGAGCCGGAGGTGGTTTCAAGTAGTGAGTCAGACACAAATCTGGATAAAGTTTTGATCCTCGGATTGTGTCATCCCATTCCTATCTGTAGTTGACAAGGATCACTTGATTTTTGAGTGCACAGCAGGAATACAGATGTCAAATGGCGCCGGAAAGAGGAGGCGGGTAGgggtgtagggggaggggggggggggggtggaaagGACCCTGAGAAGTCGGTCTTGGAGCGGAGGGGGAGGGTGTGAGGAGGTGGGAGGAGTTTTCATGGAGTGTGGAGTACAACCACCTTTCAATAGAATAACATCAAACTGTCTTCTCCTCTGTTCTATCAAAACACAGCTGATTGCCAAAGGAGAATCTCCCCTTCTTTGCACGCTTTGTGGGAACAAACTGCTACTCTTAGGGGAGCTAATCAAAGGACAACAAAAAACCAATTTGCATAGAGCTGACAGACACCACGCGACTTTTTGCTCTTCTTTGCGTCACGTGGTATTGTCCAATTTgtagaatgggggggggggggggggagcatctATGCACAACATGCTGACTTGCGGGTTGTGTTTCTTCATCGTGCGATTTtctaatttgatttttttgggtGATTCCTTTGGTAGTCTCTCTttggtcctctctctctctctctctctctctctctctctctctctctctctctctctctctttctaggaGGTAGGCGTGCTCGAAAGGCCTGCCTCGTCGTCATCATGCTTGTGGGTAGCAACAATGACTTTAATGTTAACCCATGTCTTCTTTCTCTCCTCCTATCGctcctctttctctttttctcctcctcctcctcctcatcatcatcatcattgcatcagtgcgtgcgtgtggttatcatcatcatcatcatcatcatcatcatcatcatcatcatcattgcatcagtgcgtgcgtgtgtgtttaaggGAGTGTGTGCACGCAGTTCGGTGAgcactctgtttggttgttgtgttggAATGTATTAAATTATATTGAATGTACTCAAGCCAAGCATCATTCATGTGTACTGCACGTGGTTGTAATAAAATATTATgtcttatcatcatcatcatcatcatcatcatcatcatcatcatcatcatcatcatcatcatcatcatcatcaacggTAAAAGCACATGTCCTGTCCATGACAAGACAGTTTCGAAGTATCCTACCAAGGAAAGCACTTGCTGGTGTAAGAGAGATGTTTAGCCATTAATGTGGCTGTTTTAATGACAGACACCATCACACATCACATACAATGCGATTCAATGCCTGATCCTCAACATGAATCTTTACCAAATAAccgaagggaagtaatcgctctttatgcatacgaaaTGTGTAATGTAgtagtaagcgagagttgtacggaacctttctcctggcacctgagagaataacaagcattgaaatgaacaagcgactttcatcctaaaAAAAAAGATGATCGCCGCAAGCTCATCATTtttatgctcatcattctccaaggcactctaaCTTACACGTACGCACAGAGTCATAaaacaagaaccagcttttattcttgacCGGACATAGTCCtgagatcaagactggttttaaacagaacaaacacacaacacacacattgttacagggtCGCCTCGAAAGTATCAGTTAGAATCTAAaacgaaatgaggcagagcgttgttaagatatcaaataaccaaagggaagtaatcgctctttggtttaaacagaactttattcaattttaatcatgacaagaacaatgcatggatgattacatactcaagcatataatgcttattttaagcaatcataataattacaaaacaagggttagcatgatggcggaataaatacattaactcatttcaggaaacgaagaaacaaaacaaaaacaaaacagatacacagacaagcagataatgggaaggggttggtgatacaggaggtggggaaagggcacgAGAGAACAGGAATAGGAGTTAAGCCCGCCACCGACCACAGCCGAACCACGCCGAACCAGCTCGTCGAACGCTCGGCGAACATTCCACCGAACCAGTTCTGTGTACTAACtaataggggaatcccctgatttgatgacgtcgGCGACCGTTCGCCGAACCAGCTCGTCGCGGCCCGGCCGTAGCCAGCAGCTAGCTTAaggggaaaagaagaagaagaagaagacttggagcgccaacaTTTGAGGAGAGTGGATCTCATTTaaattgtaataagtgcacataagacactcgcacaaagttaatgcatattgttaacagaggaaaagtcactacattgcgcataaatcgagacataattAATAAgtcgaaaaacaacaaaagaacatgagagaggttatggggaaagatttgtcaggcagcatgtcacatgacagtgtctaataaatgtTATGAGTGAAATATAGAGGCTCAGttacggaacctgcccgtctgtctaatatagtcctgtacagttataaatatggtctggttgacatttcgtggatattgcgggatgcctttcaataatatttcgatatacttataatcatttgtcaaattatcagtggacaataatcttatatctctatacatgggacaatgcaataagtaatgttcagcagtcTCGCTGGGATAACCACACTCGCACTGAGGGAAATCCTTAAGgtgccgcttacataaatcaaaattcaaatcactcataccaatacgcaatctgcaatgatgtacttgttcaaatctttctccagaataataatggcatggtactttaaaatcagcacTTGACAAATAATTTTTGAACTCGCTCAAGGAGGTGGTCATTTTAATGTTATCTGGTAAGGTGTTCCACAGTACAGTCGTTTTTGGGATAAAAGAGTTGCGGAATAATTCGGTTCTATGAGGAGGCACGTgtctttctaatggtcttcgtctatgataCGGATTAATATCAACTACAAGAGGGGGCAATACATTTACTAAGTACTGGGGGCATTTGTTATGTATCATCTTATGAAAGACAATTAATTTATGTCTTTTCCTTCGTTCTTCAAGGCTACATAGCCCACTTTCCTCATACAGCTTTGCATGGCTAGTGCCTTTAACTCCACCTATTATAATTCGTAGGGCTTCTAATTGTAATTTTTCTAAAGGATCTGCCATTAtcttagtgcaattatcccaaaACAACATCTGCGTAGTCGAAATGGGGTAAAATAAAAGACTtatacattatttccaaactttttcgacttaatctatatttataaaATCGTAAACAATTAATCAGTAAATTCACTTTTTTAACTATACTTTGGATGTGGGCATCCCACTTGCAGGTGCTCTGTAAAATCACTCCAAGGTGTTTGTGTTGATCTACATTTTGTAAAAAgacattgttgaaaaacaagggTTGAGGGGGGATTAAATCACGTTGAATATTTAGCAATTCAGTCTTAGtctcgttaaatttaactttccatttaTTGGCCCATGCACTAATTTTATCAAGATCTTGATTTAATATATTGGTTCGTCTGTCTACATCTTCTAATGCAAGATACATGCTtgtgtcatcagcaaacaacttaaTTCCGGATTCAATATTCTTTACAATATCATTAATGTAAACCAAAAATAGGAGCGGGTCTAGCACGGATCCTTGTGGAACACCGGCAGGAATCTTTTTAACATTAGACTGTGTTCCCTCAATTACAACAACTTGCTTGCGGTCTGTTAAATAATCACAAAACCATAATAATAGCCGACCTCTAATGCCCACCGCTTCTAACTTGGCCAAAAGACCCTTGTGCCACACTCTATCAAACGCTTTCGACACATCAAAAAATACAGCTTGGGTCGTAATGCCTCTGTCATGACAGGAACAAAATTCATTGTAAATCGAAATCAATTGGAATACACATGAATCGTCTGGCAAAAAACCAGACTGCTGTGGAATGAGTATGTGATTTGCCTTTaagaaatcaaaaacatgtacataaacaCATCTTTCTAACACCTTACCAACACAACTCAGTAATGATATAGGACGGTAATTATTACACATTTCTGCTGGACCTTTTTTATATACTGGAGTAACATGGGCTAGTTTCCACGAGGCGGGAAATTTTCCTTCAACTAAACTTctattaaatatttttaaaaggGGTTCTGATACAACATCCACAGACGCAATTAATAATCGGTTATGTATTAAATCGGGACCTGCAGCTTTCGTCTTCTTCAAATGTATAATAACATCTTTTACTTCATTAACTGACAAGACTAAATTATTCATAGAACAATCAGAAATTTGGATTTCGGGAGGTTCCTCGTCTGGATTCTCAATGGACGAATTCAGAATAAACTGATTATTAAAGATATTAGCTTTATCGTGGTTTAAGTAATGTATTTGACCTTCTGAGTGGATTGGtggtaatcgctctttatgcatacgaaatgtgtaatggagtaagcgagagttgtacggaacctttctcctggcacctgagaggataacaagcattgaacagaacaagcgactttcaatttcatcctcaaaaaaggatgatcgcCATGAATCTTTACGACAAACCTTCTTTCCCATGAAAAACATACAACTTGTAAGTCATCAAAGATCCGTCCAAGGTTTTGCATGGAATGGTGAGTTGAAGATGTATTGTTGAATTTATTTCGTAACGGACACCTATGCCAATCTGCAAAAGTAATTCATTTGAAAATAATCCCGCCACGCGGCCCCAAAAGCAGTTAGGCTGTAGATTGTTAGTATGAATCCAAGAGGAGAGATGCTGTTATCCCATGGAAGAGGCTGCACATGTGCAGAGTTGCGGTGGTTCACCAGACGGTTCACGCTGGAGGAAGGTAATAGCAAGATCTTGATGAggcacttttcagcacgtgtacgggtaacgtcatcaaatctagttttgacgtcacgcgtttgccaagatctgcagtcttggtgggagcaaaacaacgtatgcatttggaacattggagaaaacaagtgagtcacgggtgacgcaatttctacacgtacacgtacaagtcttttgctacacgttcgataatctagaacactgtatgtCTATGTGCTGACTGGATGGCGGTTCGCAACTCGACGGAATTGCGGCTTCCAGTACGGCAGGTTTGCTTTTGAGCAGCCTCCCGCGTTCCCCTTGATGTGTCACACGGCTGTCGCTGAGGAAATACACGTAGGGGTTGAACACACAGCTCAGGAAGAAGGACCTGGAAGACAAACGAGGAAATCGTGATTCAGtggagaggaaaaaaaaaaaccagcgacagggctccccatagtgcGCGtgcctgcgtcctatacgcactaaaagccgaaaacacgtactagaaatgtatggagggggtcccgggacgcactagactacactttaaaagagcgggtcctggaaAACACTGAATTTTCTTTATCGTGCGAACCGTAGATACTGTTCAGACTGCAATTGTCAGCTATTGTACACAGCACACTATACGTGACCAcgatgttttataagtacacagGGAAGTTTTGGCTTTTGGACCGTTGGaaccctctaaaattctgcagcgggggtccatggaccctctaaaaattgaaagtgggggtcccgggaccctctaggagGGGCGTCCATTGGAAGCCCTGAGCGATATGACAACATTCATTTTTATCTGTTCCTCAAAGGTGGAAGCTGAAACTGGACCCGTCATCACAGAGAGCTGTGTCCTGGCTCGCTGCATTTTGATTCACAAATTTCACTTCTCAGACGACAAAtgatatttttatattttactAAAGTAGGCTACTATACACGATGTTTATACTCCAGAGTTTAATCTTTACATGCACGTTTttctacattgttgtttttgtcattttgatGCAGGCTTTCAAGAAAAATGTCTGCTTTGTAAATTAAGGCCGACAAACAAACTAGTTGTTCTTGTTCATAAATTAATGAATTAAGAATAAAGGGTGTGCTACTAAAACTGAAGACAAATGAAAAcctatgagggccccaaagggggggtatcatcacgatcacgggaagggaaattttagctttcacgatcacagttaccttgatttttgttttcacgatcacaaacaccttgacgaatagaggatcatagagtgatacagctgtgaaaaatgtacgctgaaaataaaatgcattgcaataatgcccatcacgatcacaaaaacaaatgacgatcacgatcacgagacttgatttttttgtcatcacggatcacaggcaaagtcccatcacgatcacagaaataaaaatttcagcaatcacggtcacagaaaggtcaaaaaacgccaatcacgatcacgattttaaaccctttggggccctttTGTTCACCTATGAATAACGCACCATCTCCATCCACCCTTCGACATCCAGGAGACACAACTTGCACGAGCTACCACCAAGGAAAAGTCACGTGAGCCTGACCAAATACTGAGGagaataaaaatatttttttttttttattgcacgGGCCTTGTCATCGCAGAACAAACGTGTTTTTGTGTAAGTTTTGTTctgttgtatgtttgtgtgtttgtttgtttggttggttctttttttctttatttagtctttcttttatttatttttttgatacgggggaggggggggggcttaccTGTATATCAAAGACAACCAGAGAGAAGACTGAGCCTTCAAAAAGGGTGTGATGGGATCAGCCTGGAAGATGACGTAGACGACGAAGATGCCGTGAGGCAGAAGGTGCAGAGCCGCGAAGAGAACCACCAGCACGAGCACGCAGCGAGCGCGGTTCTTGGCCTTCTCCGAGTCCTTCCTCCCTTGGCTGTGGGGAAAGATGTTCAGTGTTAAGGTGGTCCTTACtcgagcccgaagtcgacttcgcgaagtcttttgccgaaaactcagtgctaaagcttcgtgcagtaTATTTCGTGTAGTCAACTTCGCCGAGTTTAGGACAGGCTGTATTGTTCCCACACGAGGTGGgtaggggggcggggggtgacAGTGTTCCCACACCGGGCAAGCTTTGGGTAAAGATGTAAGCCCAAATATAACTGGCGTGAAAGCAAGCAACGTATCAGTACATTTGAACGCGAGAAGAAAGAGTGTCCGTGTTCTGACAACGGAGTGTAGGAAAAGCCATGCAGTGTCCGTGTTCCTATATATCCCAATGCTCCCCAACGCACACATTACAAACCGCCTTCTAAATCCTGAGCAAAGGGAAGCAATTCCGTACAGCATGCAcatatacaaaacaaaacaaatcatatATACAATCAAGGAATACTCAGATTGTTTCACAAGATTGCAGAAAAACATTGTCAGGATACACTTTAGTTTCACAAGTAAGTTCAGTTCACTTTCACTGTACTAAATTTGCTCAGCTTCaaagttctagcttcaaaaatatCCGAGAAAACCTCAACATTAAGATGTTTGTTCTCTTGCGGACGCACGGATGGATGGACGGGGGAACATTATTCTAAATATGTTTACTCAGATGAACCAACAACTAATTGTTTCAAGACTGTGTGAGCTGTACCTTGGCCCGTGCGAGGTTTTGGTCATTGGTGCTTCGGGTTTTGAAGACAGTTGCGTGGTTTGTGAGTCTTGAACTTGTTTCTCTTGCACAGAGCTCACCTAAATAGAAAATAAGAAagactggttggttggttggttggttggttggtaaaCATGTTTTATCGTCTCATGACATCAGCTGATATTGCtcttcgagaccgatgcaagtaATAAGAAAGGCAAATCCCCAATAGACGCATCATCGCAATACAAATAAAGACCATTCAACCATTTTGGAACAGATGTGGTGCGTGGGACGGAGGGGGGGCGAGCGGGTATACGTGGGTGCGTGTAGTTATTGGAATTAGTTAACCTTCTTGTTTTGcaatgctttaaaaaaaatagttgaaTCTACCAGTTGCGAATTTGACAATGTCCACAAAAAAACGGTCGAAAAATGGAGGGGTCTTAAATCGGAACCACACGTTTTGGACACCCGAACTCCCCACCCCCCGACCTCCAACCAAACACGATAACTAAAATCTGGTAAGTCTGACAAGACTTTACCACTACCACAATTAAAGAACCACTTACAATTAAATAGACGTGAAGGGGAGATTTCAAACACAAGAGTTGCCCTGATAGTCTGTGCCCGACGCGTGACTAATGACTTTTGAGGGGCATGTGTCAGGCATCGGCACACACAATAAAACCTTCAGAGTAAATGTATCTGCAATATTGAGGATTTTGTCACTACAGTTCCGATGCTCTCAGGGTTTTATTCCGGGGCGTCCTCCCAGCCAAGATTCttaacaagaagaaaaagaacaattacCCTGTTAGAAAAGAATCCCAACGGGATCCAGGTGAGCTTGGAGGATTCATCAGGATTGATTCCAGTGACCACGAGCCTGGGAGGACCGCTGGTCAAACGTTCACTGACCCTGGTCATCATGCTATCGCGGGAGGTGGAAGGTTCGGTCAGCACGCGTGGGCTGGATACGTTGGGGAACATGCTGGCCATACGTTCTTCTGAAGATAGAACAGAGAGCGAAGGTTCATTCACTTGACATTCTGGTGGTTAAGAACATGCGGACCATCTCTGAAGAAAGAACAGAGAGCGAGGGTTAATTTGCCTGACATTCTAGTGGAAATGAACATGCTGATCCTATCTGAAGAGATAAGAACACGCTGACCCCCCCTGAAGAGAGAACAGAGAGCGATGATTAATTCACTTGACATTCTGGTGGATAATAAGAACATTGTGATCCTATCTGAAGAGATAAGAACATGCTGATCCTATCTGAAGAGAGAACAGAGAGCGAAGGTTATTTCACTGGACATTCTGGTGGTTAGGAACATGCGGACCCTCTCTGAAAAGAGAGAATGGAACGAATGTCAATTCATTTGATGTTCCGACTATTAATACCACGAGAAGAGATCATGTTGGATCCTGGGGTTCTGTCACCCACATACAAATGATAACGTCgacatgaattaacaatatggacGATATGTAGTAGCCAAAAATATATTTTGAATTAGAGCAAAATAGTCAAACGCAGGATCAGTAGGTatagtcccccccccccaaccaccaccccaccccctcacctGACGCGTTATTTTGTATAGGGTATGTAGCGCCAAATGCCTCATTTATGTGAACTCTattcttttttcttcagatttgtaaaaaaaaaatcgggtcGACCTGGTTTCCCTGATCTAACATTACTTTATGTGACTGCTGTGAAAACCTACCCCTGAGGTTTTCCTCTGAGTGGTGGGAGTGAGATTTTCCGCAGCATCCGATGAAGTCGATCTGCGACAATAGGCCGGACACTCCAGACCCTTTGGAAAAGCGACTGAATTGTTCGCTTTTGAAACTGGAGCTGGCTTGTCCGTACGATGTGATATTAGGCACACTACGGTCAGATATGAGaaccattcttcttcttcctcctcctccttcttcttgaATTCCTGCATGAGTTAATTTGCGTTCTCTCTCCATTTCCCTCAATCTTTTCTCATCTTGTTCTTTTGGACTCGCCCGTTTGGTTTCTTCTTCCGGGTTGCTATGTTTGTGTTGTTCGGGGGTTGTCGGGTTGCTTTTTGTACCCGGAGAAGAGCCTTCTGACATTTCGTTTTGGTTTAGATTTTGGACGTGCAGCGGAATCTGATTGATCCACTTTGAATGCTGTGCATAGTGTGAACTTTCTTCTTCAGTTTGCAGAATATTCACTGctgtcaaaataatgaaattGTTTAGTTCTGCGGAGTAAAAGACCTTTTCCGTTTTGCTGCCTTGAGCATGAGGTTTGTATCCAGTTTTAGATGTGTGTTTAGTGCTTTTACGCTTGATGCCAGGTTTGCTTTGCAATTGTCCATGAGCTTCGGGCACGTCTACTAAGATCGGCAGGTTTGCAATGTCTTTTCCTTCTGTAGGATCAAGGTTGTGTGCATTCTGCAGTGAGTCGCCTTGGGGTTGAATTTCCTTGGCATCTAAATTATGATCTGCCTTACAAGTTTCCTTGTGGAACTGGAAAGACTTGCTCCCTCTGGCGCCGAAAATGTTCTCTGCCCTAACCGTTTCGCTGGAAGATTGCACAGATTCCCTTGTCTCGGGTCTGTTGTTCTCAAAAGAGCATACTGAACACCTACAAATAAAAGCCCACGATACTTGTCTTGGTGACGGATTAGTGTAAGCTTCGGAAGCTTTGACATTTGAATCTGTTTGCCTGCAAGCGGCTTCAGTCTGTGCAAGAGTACCAGAGATCTTGTTCTCGGTCAGATGTTTggctgcgtgtgtgtggtggtcAACTGGCAACGCAGGATCAGAGAGACGGTTGACTGTGGTCTTGTGGTGACGCTTGGAAGCCCCATGACATTGGTAGCTGGCTTTATTTCCttcattgttttctttgttgctAAGTTCCCTCATGCTGAGCGCGTCAACTTTGACactcatcttattccttgaaTTCTCTCCGTTTTCTTTGGAAACCTGGAGACTTCTTGTATGCCCCGATGAGAGTTGTTCTGTCGCAGAATAATGGATACAACACTGGATTGGGCAGCAATAACAAGTCCATGACAATCTCCTTGGGATGGTCGAGGTCCTTGGCAGTGTTCTTTGCTCATGCTTTGGGTCTTTCTTTCCACTTGTCGCCTCCGCCAGATTATTATTACTCCCACTGACGGCGGTCAGCGTTGAATCCTGCGTTTGGTTTGGATACCCGCTTTTCTCTTGAGTGCGCCTTTTGTCTATCTGGTGTTGGATATGGCTGGACAGTCTATGATGCCTTGGTTGGGGCAGTTTTGACTTTTTAAGTTTACTGTCTCTGTAATCCCCTGTGCCGCTTTGTTCTTCCTGTTGTATACCGCGCGGCATGTCTCTTCCTGACCTGGCACTGTTCTGTATGTTACTGGGACAAATAGGACGCTCGCCTGGTAAGTCATCGTCGTCTAGAATGGCATTATTCTGTGTATTTTCTCCATCAGCAGTCTGCTCGTGTTCACCCCTTACACAAGAAGTGAGGTGAGTTTCTGTCATTCTTGAAGCGCTGCAGTTCCTGTCACTGTCTTCCTGACAGGTCTTCTGTTGGTCCACGCCGCTTACAGACTCCTGTTGGTCCACGCCGCTTACAGACTCCTGTTGGTCCACGCCGCTTACAGACTCCTGTTGGTCCACGCCGCTTACAGACTCCTGTTGGTCCACGCCGCTTACAGACTCCTGTTGGTCCACGCCGCTTACAGACTCCTGTTGGTCCACGCCGCTTACAGACTCCTGTTGGTCCACGCCGCTTACAGACTCCTGTTGGTCCACGCCGCTTACAGACTCCTGTTGGTCCACGCCGCTTACAGACTCCTGTTGGTCCACGCCGCTTACAGACTCCTGTTGGTCCACGCGGCTTACAGACTCCTGTTGGTCCACGCCGCTTACAGACTCCTGTTGGTCCACGCCGCTTACAGACTCCTGTTGGTCCACGCCGCTTACAGACTCCTGTTGGTCCACGCCGCTTACAGACTCCTGTTGGTCCACGCCGCTTACAGACTCCTGTTGGTCCACGCCGCTTACAGACTCCTGTTGGTCCACGCCGCTTACAGACTCCTGTTGGTCCACGCCGCTTACAGACTCCTGTTGGTCCACGCCGCTTACAGACTCCTGTTGGTCCACGCCGCTTACAGACTCCTGTTGGTCCACGCGGCTTACAGACTCCTGTTGGTCCACGCCGCTTACAGACTCCTGTTGGTCCACGCCG contains:
- the LOC138980102 gene encoding uncharacterized protein; amino-acid sequence: MASMFPNVSSPRVLTEPSTSRDSMMTRVSERLTSGPPRLVVTGINPDESSKLTWIPLGFFSNRVSSVQEKQVQDSQTTQLSSKPEAPMTKTSHGPSQGRKDSEKAKNRARCVLVLVVLFAALHLLPHGIFVVYVIFQADPITPFLKAQSSLWLSLIYRSFFLSCVFNPYVYFLSDSRVTHQGERGRLLKSKPAVLEAAIPSSCEPPSSQHIDIQCSRLSNV